The following nucleotide sequence is from Podospora bellae-mahoneyi strain CBS 112042 chromosome 1 map unlocalized CBS112042p_1, whole genome shotgun sequence.
TCAATATCAGTCTCAGTGCATGGACGAGCTGCGTTCCTCTCACGTTGTGGCTGGAGCTACAAGCTAGCTGTGGTGTTGAAAGCTCAGATGCTGTGGTTGAAACATGTCTGGTAAGAGCTCGGTTCGCGCTGTTAACCAGCTTTATCCCCGTCGGACCCGAAAGTGATTGGTTGTTGAGCAAGCAGCCACATTGATAGTGATCGTGAACTTGCAGCGGTTAGGCTCGGTGTGCCGAAATCGAGCCAACAGACAGACCTGCGGCTTCTGCTATTCTTGAAATTTAAATTGTTCATTGTGGCATGATGGCAAGCGTGCGTCATTGATTCTTCATGGCAGTTTACCGAACAAGGTGGTTTTCTTGGGGCCAAACGGGAGTCGAGACCCTGGGCTTGCGTGTCTGGGGCAGCACGGGGCATTTAGGGCTCCCCGCGCCCCGCAAATTCCCCAGATTCCAAGCGTGCCGGGCATCAAGTGACAGCTGCGATGGGCTTCCGATATATCTTCGTCGGCGGCGAACGGCACCAATCAAACGGGCGAAAGCTCAAGGTCAATGGAGGCTGTCCCCGGAAGAAGCAGGGCACACGAGCAGAAGAGCCGCGACGAGGAGCTCCACATTGTAACAAAGTCTATTTTGTCCTGTCTCGACATCATTCCACCATTCCCACCATACCGTGATGTCTCCAGCAGGAGCCAGCACATGCCAGCAGCACATGTCAAATGTGCCAGTGCGCCGCTGGCCGGCCAGCGCGGTTAACAGAGGCATTACCCCCTCGTTTTTCCTCAAGCCAATTGCGTCCCCACGTGCGGCACCCACTCGCGCCGAGATTTACtcgactcctccttcttaGTCGAGCACAGTTCGAGTCCAATCATGGCAGGGGCGCCCCGCCAACTTTTTTTGATCATACGTCGCTGTGAAacgggtggttttggtggtggtgcgcgGGAAGGGAGACCAGTGCCGCCTGGAATTGCGGGATTGGGAACAAGGTCCCCCGTCCAGCTCATGTGAACACTTTTGCGGAGCACAAGGAGACCCAAACAGTCTCAGGGAAGTTACCAAGCAGGGGggagagctgctgctgggggggggggggaagggagctACATGGAGCTGGCCATCATCCGTAAGCACCGACATGTCCGCTGCCGTTGGGACATATAAACTCCATCCTGCTCTGTTGTCTCccacttcttcttttcttctctttctctcttcatTCAAACTTTTCGTTCTTAAAGTACTCCAAAGCTTACTGACGCTGgtctctcatcatcatctctctATCCAAAGCTACTACAGCAgccacaatcaccaccaagaaaccCACCCAAACTTTTTATTCACacgccaaaaccaaaaccacacAATGtcttcccccctcaccccagAGCAAATCCGCCAGCTCTCGGAGCAAGCCCAAGAGTTCCGCCCCGTGAACGCCTTCCGCCGGCCTTCCACCTTTTTGTCcctcgccccctccacctcggagTCGTACCCCCGCAGCCAGAAGCAAGAGACCTCTGCGCCCCCCCTCACAGCCGAGGCCCTCGCCGCCATTCCCCAGAAGCAAGACGAGCAGAAGCGCCGCGCCTCGAGCCTGAGCTCAGACGCCTCCAAGTTCCGGTTCTTGAAGCTGGGACCCGTCCACTGGGGCGAGCACCAGGACGGTGTCAAGGAGGACTTTTAtgaggttgctgttgaggagtgATTTACTCTCTCAA
It contains:
- a CDS encoding uncharacterized protein (EggNog:ENOG503P8FC); this encodes MSSPLTPEQIRQLSEQAQEFRPVNAFRRPSTFLSLAPSTSESYPRSQKQETSAPPLTAEALAAIPQKQDEQKRRASSLSSDASKFRFLKLGPVHWGEHQDGVKEDFYEVAVEE